ATCCATTCCTATCTGTACAAAAACAAAGAGACTCCCACAGCCCATTCCCGAAAGAATGAAGGCAAGCAGTAGTCTCCAGTGGTCTGGTCGACGATATTGTTTAATCCTGATCTGATTACTAGGTATTTTATCTTCCGGCTCCCCATCCGTCAACCGTCTTTTTGCTGATTGGTAGCATCGTACGTGTACCTGGTCGGTTAATCCTTATGATCGACCATGATAGGAAAGCTCTTTAAGGCCTGGCCCATCGCCGAATCCGTCAAATGCTCGATCACATCAAAGCCCTCCACTTGACGGATATCGTCAAACCGCTTCACAAATGAAGTCAAAGCAATGCGCGCTTCCATACGAGCGAGCGGGGCTCCCAAACAGAAATGTGGTCCTGCTCCAAAGGCGAGATGGTGTTGGTTCTCAGGTCGATGGATATTAAACTCTTCCGCACGGGTAAATTGGGACTCATCCCGGTTGGCAGCACCAGTCCACACCATCACCATTTGTCCATGCTTCATTTCCTGCCCCAAAATGTCCGTATCTTGCACCACCTTACGATCATTGGTAGAGGGAAAGCGATAGCGCAGCACTTCCTCAATCAATTTGGGAACCAGTGACAAGTCGGCTCTCAGTTCCTGATAAATACCCGGCTTGTCAAACAGCATGGAATAAAACACATGGGAAATCAGTGTTGTCGTTGTCTCATTTCCCGCGCCGAGCAGTCCCACAGCGGAGCTGACCACCTCTTCATCCGTCAATTGTTCACCCTCCAATTCGGCTTTCGTCAAGTCGGAGATGATGTCATCGGTGGGATGCTTCCTTTTTTCCAGCACGATCGGATATAGATAGTCGTGAAACTCCTTCATGACTTGCATTTTTCGAGCAGCAGTGTCGTTGTACGTTTCTTTGGCATACGGGAGGAAGATGATGTCTGACCAGGCTTTAATTTTCTCCCTGTCTTTGGAAGGGACACCGAGCAACTCAGCTATGACTGTCACAGGGAGGGGGATCGCCAGCTTCTGTACAATATCCACTGTCGATAGCCCTTCCATCTCCGTAATCAGTTCGTCCACGACCGCTTGGATTCGAGGTTCCCATCGTTCGAGATCTCGCGGGGTGAACGCTTTTGCTAACAGAGCGCGCCGATTTCGGTGCTCCGGAGGATCGCAGAAATTTACGTTGCTTCGGTTATCCATTATTTTGGGAATGGGAATGAAGCTTCGTTCTTTTTTATTCGAGAAGAATTGGTGATCAAACAGTACACGTTTGGCATGTTCATATAAAAACACATTCCACACATCCTGCTCAGCATCGTAAAAGACAGGATGCTTCTCCCTCATCTCTTTGTACCAAGGATAGGGGTTCCATTGTGATTGTTTTGATGTAAGATTCGATATTTCTTGTAAAAGAATCGTTTGATTGGTTGAATTCATCATGTTTCCCTCCGAATTCTACAACTGAGCAATTTCGTCCCAGGCTAGATCTTGTCCGCTTCGTTCCACTTGTAGTATGTTTGAATGCTTACAATTTAAACCATCGTTATTGACAATCGCCTGTGCACTCGATAAAATCCTAGTAAACAAATAAGAAATAATGAATTTATAACAACACAAACAGCTGACTGGACCACCAGAAGCCTCTTAGAAGACATGACACCTAAGGGGCTTTTTGCGTACATTTCTACGGTTAGGGGAGAAAAACTGTGGCGCTAACATTGAGCATTTTGGACCAAACTCCAATTCAAAACGGAGAAACGGCCGCACAAGCCTTTTCGCATACGATTGAACTGGTCAAGATCGCGGAGAGGCTGGGCTATCATCGTTTCTGGGTCTCCGAACATCACGATCTGGATCATGTGGTCGGCTCTTCTCCAGAAGTCCTCATCTCGCACCTGCTGGCAAAGACTGAGCGCATCCGGATTGGCTCGGGTGGCGTGATGCTACAGCATTACAGCCCGTATAAAGTAGCGGAAAATTTCCACGTGCTCGCATCGCTTGCTCCGGGACGAGTCGATCTGGGCATCGGCAGGGCACCAGGAGGGCTTCCTCTTTCTACGCGGGCCTTGCAACAGGTGGATGCCTCATCTTCGCCCTCACTCGAAGAAAAGCTCGTGGAGCTAGAGAAATTCCTCCACAACAACCTCGAGCCCGAGCATGCCCTCCATGGATTAAAAGCGATCCCGGTTCCCCCGCAGCCCGCGGACCTTTACTTGTTGGGAACGAGTGTGGCGAGTGCCGAATTGGCCGCAAAGCGCGGGGTTCCCTATGTCTTTGCGCAGTTCATCAACAGTGATGAAGCCGTTAGCTACGAAGCCATCGATACGTACCGAAAGAAATTCGTGGCTGGAGCACTCTCTCGGCCCCAGGCCATTCTCGCCCTGTCCGTGATTGTCTCCAATACCGACGAGGACGCCCAGAAGCTCGCTGCCGAGAACGAGCTGGTAAAAATCCATTTGGCGAGCGGAAAAACGATCACGGTAAATAGTCTCAAAAAGGCCGAGGAATACGGAAAACACTCTGAAGAGCCCTTTACCCTCGAGGTGAAGGAAGCCAATATCATCTCTGGCTCCACAGAAACGGTACGGGCAAAACTACTCGATATCCAGCGCACTTATCAAGTAGACGAAGTCATCATCACTACTCCGATCAAAGACTTTCAGAAACGGATTCATTCTTACGAGCTGCTCGTCGAAGCCTTTTCGAAACTGACTGTCTCATAAAAATCGAAGCATCCAAACAAAAAAGCTGTCCCCTAAGCTCGAATGCCTGGGACAGCTTTTCATATTACAGTGGCAGCCTATTACACGAGGGCCTGATTCTTCTTTGTCGTATACCGATTCGCAGGTACCGACAGCCCCAGATTTCCACGCAACGTATCCGCCTCATACTCCGTCCGGAAAAATCCACGCTCCTGCAAAAGAGGAACGACATGATCGACAAAGTCATTCAACGCATTCGGAATACTCGAACTGATAATGAAGCCGTCTGCTCCCCGCTCCACGAACCACTCCTGCACGAGATCTGCGACCCTTTCCGCCGTTCCCATGAACAACGGACGAGGAGTCGTCTCCTGTAGAGCCACTTGTCGAAGGGTCAGATTGCCTTTCTCGGCATCTCTCTTGATTCGCTCAGTCGTACTCTGAAAGCTGTTTTTGCCCACATCCCCCAGGTCTGGGAACGGCTCATCGAGTTCGTAAACAGAAAAATCATGGTGATCGTAATACCTTCCTAAATAGGCGAGTGCCTGCTCGATCGACACCAGATTTGCCAGCTCCTGATACTTTTTCTCGGCTTCCACTTCGGTACGTCCGATAATCGGTGCGATTCCAGGCATAATGATGACCTCATCAGGATTGCGACCCGCTGCTACCGCCCTGTTTTTGACGTCCTCGTAAAACTGTTGCGCGTCAGACAATGTCAGATGTCCCGTAAAAATAGCATCCGCCCACGTAGCTGCAAAGCTCTTGCCGTCTTCTGATGCTCCCGCTTGAAAGATCACAGGCTGACCTTGCTTGGAGCGGCTAATATTGAGCGGACCCTGCACCGAGAAAAACTCCCCTTTGTGGTTCAGTGCGTGCATTTTTTTCGGGTCAAAGAAAACGCCCGATTCCTTCTCTCTCACGAAGGCGTCATCCTCCCACGAGTCCCACAGACCTTTGGCCACCTCCAAATATTCCGTAGCGATCCGGTAGCGCTTGGCATGATCCGGATGCTCATCGATTGTCTTGTTAAAATTCAGCGCAGAGCCTTCCAGAGGTGACGTCACGACGTTCCAGCCCGCACGCCCATGACTGATGTGATCGAGAGAAGAGAGCTGACGCGACACAGTAAAGGGCTCACTGTACGAAGTCGATACTGTCCCGACGAGCCCGATACGCGAGGTGATCGCGGCTAGCGCCGATAAGATCGTGAGCGGCTCGAACCGATTCAAGAAATGGGGAATAGACTTTTCATTGATAAACAAGCCATCCGCAATAAAAACGAAATCAAACTTGCCTGTCTCAGCCTTTTGCGCCTGTGAAGAATAAAAGCCAAAGTCGATACTGGCATCCGGCTGTGCCAGTGGATGTCTCCATCCTGCGATGTGACCGCCGACTCCATGGATAAACGCACCGAATTTGATTTGTCTGGAATTGGCCATGAATGACTCCTCCTAATCTGAGCGTATATGTGCAAAAAAGACTCCCTCGGGGTTGCGTCTGCATACTGCGTCTGCAAATGAGGGAGCCTTCAGCTGTCTGATCGGCTAGTTATAAATTTAGTTTAGTTATATTATTCCCATCGGTCAAGTAAGATTTACTTTAACACCCTGTGAGGCATCCTGGTGATTACGCCATCACGGATCACATTTTATATCTATCGTTTCATTGACAAATTCACAATAGGTAATATAGACTTAATTCGACATATTCAACCATTAATCGACAAGGGTATTTCGACCATTTCGTGTTCGCTACACCATGATTACAGGACCAAAGAACTAAAGCGACAACGAATATAAGAAGCACGTCCTAGATGTCTTTTTTTACAGGAGGCTCTACATGTTCTCTACCATTTCCAATGTCGCACTCAACGCAGTTCTTTTCGCTCATCTTTCTGTCGGTGTGTTCTTTTTGTATTCCGAATACAATTTTTTGAGTAAAATAAAGAACTCAAAGAAATAACACTACTTCGAGGAATACGCAAAAGGAGTTCGCATGAAAGTGAGATCTATCATTCGCCAGCTAGTTTCACGCCCTGCTCCTGGGGAACTGGAGCCCTCTTACAAAGAACTGGATTCTCGTCTGATCAAATCTACCCGATACGATCTGGGAACCCAACGATTGTACATCCGATTTCTGGACGGCCGTGAGATGGTCTATTGCCGTGTCACTCCCTATGCCTACAACGCCTTTTTAAATGCTGACTCGTTCAGCGACCACTTCTTTGCTTTCATCCATATGAGATATCTCAACTATCCCGTCATGTAGGATAGAAGCGCGACTCCCTCATGCCATACTCCTGGGAGTCGACCGCATCTCCCCGAAAAAAACTCCGGCTACATACCTAGCCGAAGTTTATTTCAAAGCCTTCCTTAAAAATGCTCTCGTCCGCTCAAATTGTGGGTTGGTAAACAGCTCTTCCGGTGTTCCTGCTTCAATAAATTCTCCATCGTCCATGAACATGACCTTGTTTGCAACTTCCCGTGCAAATCCCATCTCGTGAGTCACAACCATCATGGTCATCCGTTCTTGGGCGAGCTGCTTGATGACCTGCAAGACCTCCCCCGTCAACTCGGGATCGAGTGCCGACGTCGGTTCATCAAACAACAAGATGTCCGGATCCATCATCAACGCTCTGGCAATCGCCACTCGCTGCTTTTGTCCACCGGAGAGCTTGGCTGGGTAATGATCTGCCTTATCAGACAAGCCTACTTTTGAGAGCAGCTCCGCACTTTTTTGGCGAACCACTTCTGCCGATTCCCCTTTTACCGTGCGTGGAGCCAGCTCCAGATTCTCTCTCACCGTCAAATGAGGAAACAGATTGAAATGCTGGAACACCATCCCCATTTTAGAGGTAATCCGCTTGATCTGCTGCTGGTTTGCGTACACGCCGTCGCGCACGAGATCTTCACCCTGTACATGGATGCTCCCTCCGTTCACTTGCTCCAAATATACCAGACTTCTAAGCATGGTGCTTTTTCCGGAGCCAGAGGGTCCAATGACTGCGACTACATCGTTCTTATTAACTTCAAAACTGACATTTTTCAATACTTCCAATGAGCCAAACGACTTTTTCATCTGGGAAACCTGTATGATTGCCATTTCTCGCCAATCCTTTTATTCAAATTTAAAACGTTTTTCCATCCACTTAAAGAACAACGTCAACAAGAGAGTCATGACCAAGTAAATGACACCTGCAATGAAGAAAGGAACAATCGTAAAATCACGATTCACGGCCGTCTGTGCGTAGTGCAACAGCTCCGGCACAGCTACTGCGTACAACAGCGCGGTATCCTTCACCAGCGTAATCGACTCATTGGAGACCGCCGGTAATGCTACGCGAAACATTTGAGGCAGGATAATCTTGGTCATCGTTTGCCATTTGCTAAAGCCCAGCACCTGCGCCGCCTCGTATTGCCCCTTGTCGATTGCAAGCAATCCGCCCCGAAAGATCTCGGCAAAGTAGGCAGCATAGTTGAGGACAAACCCGATACACGCCGCTACAAAACGGTCAAACACCAAATACTCACCGACCCCTGGAAGCAGCGGCAGCCCGAAACATATAAACAGCAATTGCAGCAGCAGCGGCGTTCCCCGCATGACGTAAACGTACGTATGGGCAATCCACGCCAGTGCTTTGATGCTGCTTTTCGCCATCAGTGTGATGACAAAGCCTAATGGAATGGATACTACGATCGCGATGAGGAACAGCAACACCGTCATCTGCGCGCCTTCCAGCATCGGCTTTGTAATACCGAGGATATATTCTATACTCATGCTCGTATGCTCCTAACCAAAAAGTCTAACCATTAGAAAACTTGGCTACGCCAAGCCTTTGGCGTGGCCTTAGTTGCACTTATACTGGATAAGAATCTTATTAATTCTTATCTGTAAAATAAAAACGGGGCTCCGCCAGATGTTCGACGAAGCCATTGTTCCTTTTACTTCAATACCCGATCTTCACCAAACCATTTTTCTGAAATTTTCGCTGCGGTTCCGTCCTGATTCATAGTATCCAAAGCTTTTTGCAGATCATTCAGCAATGCTTCGTTGCCTTTTTTCACGCCAATTCCGTACTCCTCTGGCGCTAGTGATTCATCCAGCTGCTTGAACGTCCCTTTGTCTTTGGCCATGTAATAGTCGGCTACGATCTGGTCGATCACGACTGCATCCACGCGTCCGATTTTCAAATCGCTCAGCGCAAGCACGTTGTCAGAAAACTCCGTGATCGTTTTGACGTTATTTTTCACCGGACTGGCATCCAAGGCGTCAGCAGCAGAAGAGAGGTTTTGCAAACCTACGATTTTACCGGACAAATCATCCAGTTTCGTCATATCCGAATTCGCCAAGGTCACGATCACTTGCGCATTTTTCAAATACGGCTTCGTGAATAGTACTTTTGCTTTGCGTTCGTCCGTGATTGTATATCCATTCCAGATGAGATCGATCCGACCGCTGTTGAGCTCAGATTCTTTCGAGCTCCAGTCGATGGTTTGAAAGACAACCTCTTTCCCCATTTTCTCTCCAGCCGCTCGAGCATAGTCGATATCAAAGCCGACGATTTCATTCTTTTCATCGCGAAAGCCCATCGGCGCAAACTTGTCGTCGATCCCGATGATCAATTGATTGCCGCTCGCACCGGTATTGCTACTGGAACATCCAACTACCAGTGATAGTAGCGCTGTAAGCAGGATAGAAATAGCCGCAAATCTTTTCATGATGATCCCCCTAAGACCTTTTGTTTACTATGGTAAAGTGGTAACACGTTAACAAGGTCTCATGATAGCACATCATCCAAAAAGAGTCGAGGAAGTTTAGTAAATTTAAACATTACAATCAATTCCAATTGCGACACCCTAGCAAATGCAGGTCTTTTTCTTTTGACCGATCTTGCCTCGTTCCTCTACCTTTTTAATATACTCGGTAGCCAATGGCACCTTGCAAGCCGTCTGTCCCATTTCCACACGCACCGCTCCTATGCTCGCAGCCATGTCGAGTGCTTCCTGGTGAAGTGCAGGAACATATGCCCCGACTGAAATGACAAATTGATTCATCGTGTACCTCACCCGATTTTTTTCCTCGTGGATGGTAGCTTTGATTTGCTGAAGCAGGCTTTTGATTTCATCCAGATCCAGTCGTTCATCGGGAGTGATGGACAAGTAGTTGGAGTAGGTATTCCAGCCACACGCCGCAATCATTTCTTCTGAAGACGGTATCCATTCCCGTGCCAGCTCAAGGGCATGCTCACTTTCGGCCGTGACGTTTGCTACCGTGTACTCAGCCAGCGCGTACCAATATGCTTTTTTCACCCAGCCTCGCAAGTCTCCTTTTGACATGCCCTTCGGATCGACTGTCAGCCCCGCTAGATACATCGCATCGTGATTGCCTGTCTCATATAAAGCCCGAGCTAGCTGTTGGTCACGTTTCACATCTTTTACCAGCTTTTTCATATCACCGATTCGGACTCCAAAAAAAGGTTCCTTGGCACCGTGACGCAAATATGTCTTCTTCGTCTGCTCCGTTCCCATTTCCTCAAGCTTTTTCAGCACTTCTTCTAGGGTCATTTTCCCGGTGCCCTCCTTTTCTACGTGTTGAGAGAATCATACCAAGGTGTATATCTGCTGCCTATGAATAAATGACTACAGATAATCGTGGAAGATTTAGAAAAAGGGTACAAGTTTAGGTCAAATCGATTCCACTTAACGTATTGATACATTACGTATTTACTTTATGGACAAGTGAAAGGAATGTATAAAAAAGCGATGTTTCCTATAAAAAAACGAATGACTGATGCAAATCATGTCTGAGCTCATGATACCCCTAACCATTGTTTCTTTCCTTTGTACCATCTTCTTTATCTTTTGGCGGCCCCACGTAAACGAAGCCATACCTGCTACTGTAGGAGCCATCGTTGTCTTTATCAGTGGCAGTGTTTCCATCCGTGATCTGTTGACCATCACGGAAACGATTGGGGGAGCAGCCGTCACTATTATCGCCACGATTGTTATGGCGATCGTATTGGAGAGCTTTGGATTCTTTCATTGGACAGCAGAAAATTTGGCAGCCAAATCGAAAGGGTCCGGTATCCGCCTTTTTTGGTATACCAACCTCCTTTGCTTTTTGATGACCCTATTTGTAAACAACGATGGTAGTATTCTCATCACCACGCCTATCTTATTGCTCTTGCTCCAGAAATTAGGTTTGAAAAAGCACGAGAAGATCCCCTATTTGCTCAGCGGAGCCTTGATCGCTACCGCATCCAGTGCTCCGATCGGGGTAAGCAATATCGTCAATCTGATCGCGCTGAAAATCGTAAACATGGACCTCTATATGCACACCGCTATGATGTTTGTTCCTGCTACACTTGGCCTAGTCCTTCTAGTCCTATTGCTGTACGCCTATTTTCATCGCGCCCTGCCACGTCAACTTAGTACTAGCCGACTCACCCTCACAACGAAATACAGCCACCCTCTGAAAGGCGACACTTCTCCCATCCCGCGAGAGAAACGAACCAAATTCATGGGTTATCTGTTACTCTTTGTCTTTGCTGTTCGTGCCAGCCTTTTCATCGCTTCCTACATTCACTTTCCCGTACCGGCGATGGCTGTGATCGGTTCCCTTTGCCTATTAGGTTGGCGATGGGCATATTTAAAAATATCTCCGGCTGATATGCTGAAGAAAACACCTTGGCACATTCTCGTTTTCGCCTTTAGCATGTACGTGATCATTTACGGCTTGCACAATATCGGATTGACTCAGTGGCTAATCCATTATTTCCAGCCTATCGTTTCCGGGAGCTTGACACAAGCCAGTGTGATGATGGGTATCCTCGTTTCCATCCTGTCCAATCTATTCAACAATCATCCCGCTCTCATGGTCGGAACGCTCACTTTGACAAACATGGGACTCGATCCACTTACACTCAAAATCGCCTATCTTGCTAGCGTCATCGGTAGTGACGTCGGTTCCCTCCTTTTACCGATCGGTACACTGGCGACCCTGCTCTGGATGCACATCTTGAAAAAAGGAAAAGTGTACATCTCTTGGGGTGAGTATCTAAAGGTTACATCTGTCGTTATCCCAATTACCGTGCTGTTTACGCTAATCGTTCTAGCTTACTGGGTGTCCTGGCTTTTTTAACAAACCAATTTCGTAGGAACATGTTCCAGGGGGTTTATAAAAACAATCCCCTAGGACTTGGCCTAAGGGATTGTTGCGAGCTTATTTAGATTGATCCTTATCGTGCTCCTACGAATGGAGCAAATCATCCGAGGTATTGCCGTCGACATCCAGCCTCAAAGCGAGCCATTGGCAAGGACAACGTAACCTATCGAAAGTTAAGGAAAAGGTAGCCATAATCAGACATCGTATGCGTTTGAGGACAAAAAAAAAACCTCGACATCGCGAGGGCTGAAAAAGGTTGTTAACAGTGTAGTAATCATTGTGGCCCACTATCAGCCAGTTTATTCAAATGGAAGATTTTCCTTAGTTTGTTCAAATCGTTCATCTCTGCCCTCTCATTCATTTTGAAATTATTCCCAATTCGTCACTTGTATTGTAGAGCATCCGCATCCCAAAAACTATTACAAATGGTTAACAATGCGTATTTTAAGGTACAAAACAAAAAGACGACTACGCCCCTCAGACGCAATCGCCATCGCTGTAGTGTATGGTCACTACTTACCCTCTAAAAGATATTTATCCTTCTGTATTT
This is a stretch of genomic DNA from Brevibacillus choshinensis. It encodes these proteins:
- a CDS encoding amino acid ABC transporter substrate-binding protein produces the protein MKRFAAISILLTALLSLVVGCSSSNTGASGNQLIIGIDDKFAPMGFRDEKNEIVGFDIDYARAAGEKMGKEVVFQTIDWSSKESELNSGRIDLIWNGYTITDERKAKVLFTKPYLKNAQVIVTLANSDMTKLDDLSGKIVGLQNLSSAADALDASPVKNNVKTITEFSDNVLALSDLKIGRVDAVVIDQIVADYYMAKDKGTFKQLDESLAPEEYGIGVKKGNEALLNDLQKALDTMNQDGTAAKISEKWFGEDRVLK
- a CDS encoding DNA alkylation repair protein, yielding MTLEEVLKKLEEMGTEQTKKTYLRHGAKEPFFGVRIGDMKKLVKDVKRDQQLARALYETGNHDAMYLAGLTVDPKGMSKGDLRGWVKKAYWYALAEYTVANVTAESEHALELAREWIPSSEEMIAACGWNTYSNYLSITPDERLDLDEIKSLLQQIKATIHEEKNRVRYTMNQFVISVGAYVPALHQEALDMAASIGAVRVEMGQTACKVPLATEYIKKVEERGKIGQKKKTCIC
- a CDS encoding amino acid ABC transporter permease; amino-acid sequence: MSIEYILGITKPMLEGAQMTVLLFLIAIVVSIPLGFVITLMAKSSIKALAWIAHTYVYVMRGTPLLLQLLFICFGLPLLPGVGEYLVFDRFVAACIGFVLNYAAYFAEIFRGGLLAIDKGQYEAAQVLGFSKWQTMTKIILPQMFRVALPAVSNESITLVKDTALLYAVAVPELLHYAQTAVNRDFTIVPFFIAGVIYLVMTLLLTLFFKWMEKRFKFE
- a CDS encoding cytochrome P450, producing MNSTNQTILLQEISNLTSKQSQWNPYPWYKEMREKHPVFYDAEQDVWNVFLYEHAKRVLFDHQFFSNKKERSFIPIPKIMDNRSNVNFCDPPEHRNRRALLAKAFTPRDLERWEPRIQAVVDELITEMEGLSTVDIVQKLAIPLPVTVIAELLGVPSKDREKIKAWSDIIFLPYAKETYNDTAARKMQVMKEFHDYLYPIVLEKRKHPTDDIISDLTKAELEGEQLTDEEVVSSAVGLLGAGNETTTTLISHVFYSMLFDKPGIYQELRADLSLVPKLIEEVLRYRFPSTNDRKVVQDTDILGQEMKHGQMVMVWTGAANRDESQFTRAEEFNIHRPENQHHLAFGAGPHFCLGAPLARMEARIALTSFVKRFDDIRQVEGFDVIEHLTDSAMGQALKSFPIMVDHKD
- a CDS encoding amino acid ABC transporter ATP-binding protein, which gives rise to MAIIQVSQMKKSFGSLEVLKNVSFEVNKNDVVAVIGPSGSGKSTMLRSLVYLEQVNGGSIHVQGEDLVRDGVYANQQQIKRITSKMGMVFQHFNLFPHLTVRENLELAPRTVKGESAEVVRQKSAELLSKVGLSDKADHYPAKLSGGQKQRVAIARALMMDPDILLFDEPTSALDPELTGEVLQVIKQLAQERMTMMVVTHEMGFAREVANKVMFMDDGEFIEAGTPEELFTNPQFERTRAFLRKALK
- a CDS encoding arsenic transporter, giving the protein MSELMIPLTIVSFLCTIFFIFWRPHVNEAIPATVGAIVVFISGSVSIRDLLTITETIGGAAVTIIATIVMAIVLESFGFFHWTAENLAAKSKGSGIRLFWYTNLLCFLMTLFVNNDGSILITTPILLLLLQKLGLKKHEKIPYLLSGALIATASSAPIGVSNIVNLIALKIVNMDLYMHTAMMFVPATLGLVLLVLLLYAYFHRALPRQLSTSRLTLTTKYSHPLKGDTSPIPREKRTKFMGYLLLFVFAVRASLFIASYIHFPVPAMAVIGSLCLLGWRWAYLKISPADMLKKTPWHILVFAFSMYVIIYGLHNIGLTQWLIHYFQPIVSGSLTQASVMMGILVSILSNLFNNHPALMVGTLTLTNMGLDPLTLKIAYLASVIGSDVGSLLLPIGTLATLLWMHILKKGKVYISWGEYLKVTSVVIPITVLFTLIVLAYWVSWLF
- a CDS encoding LLM class flavin-dependent oxidoreductase — its product is MANSRQIKFGAFIHGVGGHIAGWRHPLAQPDASIDFGFYSSQAQKAETGKFDFVFIADGLFINEKSIPHFLNRFEPLTILSALAAITSRIGLVGTVSTSYSEPFTVSRQLSSLDHISHGRAGWNVVTSPLEGSALNFNKTIDEHPDHAKRYRIATEYLEVAKGLWDSWEDDAFVREKESGVFFDPKKMHALNHKGEFFSVQGPLNISRSKQGQPVIFQAGASEDGKSFAATWADAIFTGHLTLSDAQQFYEDVKNRAVAAGRNPDEVIIMPGIAPIIGRTEVEAEKKYQELANLVSIEQALAYLGRYYDHHDFSVYELDEPFPDLGDVGKNSFQSTTERIKRDAEKGNLTLRQVALQETTPRPLFMGTAERVADLVQEWFVERGADGFIISSSIPNALNDFVDHVVPLLQERGFFRTEYEADTLRGNLGLSVPANRYTTKKNQALV
- a CDS encoding LLM class flavin-dependent oxidoreductase; the protein is MALTLSILDQTPIQNGETAAQAFSHTIELVKIAERLGYHRFWVSEHHDLDHVVGSSPEVLISHLLAKTERIRIGSGGVMLQHYSPYKVAENFHVLASLAPGRVDLGIGRAPGGLPLSTRALQQVDASSSPSLEEKLVELEKFLHNNLEPEHALHGLKAIPVPPQPADLYLLGTSVASAELAAKRGVPYVFAQFINSDEAVSYEAIDTYRKKFVAGALSRPQAILALSVIVSNTDEDAQKLAAENELVKIHLASGKTITVNSLKKAEEYGKHSEEPFTLEVKEANIISGSTETVRAKLLDIQRTYQVDEVIITTPIKDFQKRIHSYELLVEAFSKLTVS
- a CDS encoding KTSC domain-containing protein; translation: MKVRSIIRQLVSRPAPGELEPSYKELDSRLIKSTRYDLGTQRLYIRFLDGREMVYCRVTPYAYNAFLNADSFSDHFFAFIHMRYLNYPVM